In Microbacterium pumilum, the following proteins share a genomic window:
- a CDS encoding acyl-CoA desaturase: MSSTPAPVLLDSRVRTTTPRGEKSSPTTEYSALLRTVRDQGLLKRRTGFYILMFAAVSLALAGAVAGFVLLGDSWYQLLIAGALGVILTQFAFLAHEASHRQVFESGKANDRAARLVANLIVGISYSWWMTKHSRHHANPNVLGKDPDIERDVISFTEEDAARATGLYGWFTRRQGYLFFPILMFEGLNLHVRGLRTVFGRGRVDKRWVEMGMLVPRLVIYVALIFVLLPPGLAFAFLGVQLAVFGVYMGASFAPNHKGMPLLPRDSKVDFLRRQVLTSRNIRGGRLVDVFMGGLNYQIEHHLFPNMPRPNLKHAQKLARAYCADHSIDYTETSLMQSYGIVIRYLNRVGLSAGGDPFDCPAASAYGR; the protein is encoded by the coding sequence ATGAGCAGCACACCCGCACCCGTCCTGCTCGATAGTCGCGTCCGCACGACCACGCCTCGCGGCGAGAAGTCCAGCCCGACCACCGAGTATTCGGCGCTGCTGCGCACGGTCCGCGATCAGGGCCTCCTGAAGCGTCGGACCGGGTTCTACATCCTCATGTTCGCCGCGGTCTCGCTGGCCCTGGCCGGAGCGGTCGCGGGGTTCGTCCTGCTCGGGGACTCCTGGTACCAGCTCCTCATCGCCGGCGCGCTCGGCGTGATCCTGACCCAGTTCGCCTTCCTCGCCCACGAGGCGTCCCATCGCCAGGTGTTCGAGTCCGGCAAAGCGAACGACCGCGCAGCCCGCCTGGTCGCGAACCTCATCGTGGGCATCAGCTATTCGTGGTGGATGACCAAGCACAGCCGGCACCACGCCAACCCGAACGTGCTCGGCAAGGATCCCGACATCGAGCGAGACGTGATCTCGTTCACCGAGGAGGATGCCGCACGCGCGACCGGTCTCTACGGCTGGTTCACCCGCCGCCAGGGTTACCTGTTCTTCCCGATCCTCATGTTCGAGGGCCTCAATCTGCACGTCCGCGGACTCCGCACCGTCTTCGGGCGCGGCAGGGTCGACAAGCGCTGGGTCGAGATGGGGATGCTGGTGCCCCGGCTCGTGATCTATGTCGCGCTGATCTTCGTGCTTCTGCCCCCGGGTCTGGCATTCGCGTTCCTAGGCGTCCAGCTCGCCGTCTTCGGGGTCTACATGGGAGCCTCGTTCGCGCCGAACCACAAGGGCATGCCGCTCCTCCCGCGCGACTCGAAGGTGGACTTCCTCCGCCGCCAGGTGCTCACGTCGCGCAACATCCGCGGCGGCCGGCTGGTCGACGTCTTCATGGGCGGGCTCAACTACCAGATCGAGCACCACCTGTTCCCGAACATGCCGCGACCGAACCTCAAGCACGCGCAGAAGCTCGCGCGGGCGTACTGCGCGGATCACTCGATCGACTACACCGAGACATCCCTCATGCAGTCCTACGGGATCGTCATCCGCTACCTCAACCGCGTGGGACTCTCCGCCGGCGGCGACCCGTTCGACTGCCCCGCGGCATCCGCGTACGGACGCTAG
- a CDS encoding NADPH-dependent F420 reductase, whose amino-acid sequence MTNFTIIGTGKMGDAIGALFAAGGNGVTHVAHADVGSAPIVGDVVILAVPYPAIDDVVAAYHDQLAGKTVVDISNPLDFSTLDSLVVPDGSSAAAQIQAKLPESKVLKAFNTNLVATLASKQVGGLPATVLIAGDDADAKRTLADAVTAGGLAAIDAGALARAHELEALGFLQLTLAIGEKLAWTGGFNVAN is encoded by the coding sequence ATGACGAACTTCACGATCATTGGCACCGGCAAGATGGGAGACGCGATCGGCGCCCTCTTCGCGGCAGGCGGGAACGGTGTGACCCACGTCGCGCACGCAGACGTCGGCAGCGCTCCGATCGTCGGGGATGTCGTCATCCTCGCCGTCCCTTACCCCGCAATCGATGACGTCGTCGCCGCATACCATGATCAGCTGGCCGGCAAGACGGTCGTGGACATCAGCAACCCGCTCGACTTCTCGACCCTCGACTCGCTGGTTGTGCCGGACGGAAGCTCCGCAGCTGCGCAGATCCAGGCGAAGCTTCCGGAAAGCAAGGTGCTGAAGGCGTTCAACACGAACTTGGTCGCGACCCTCGCGAGCAAACAGGTCGGCGGACTTCCCGCGACGGTCTTGATCGCTGGCGATGACGCGGACGCAAAGCGCACCCTCGCCGACGCCGTCACGGCCGGTGGGCTTGCCGCCATCGATGCAGGGGCGCTCGCGCGCGCCCACGAGCTCGAAGCACTCGGGTTCCTGCAGCTCACGCTCGCGATCGGCGAGAAGCTCGCGTGGACCGGTGGATTCAACGTCGCGAACTGA
- a CDS encoding MarR family winged helix-turn-helix transcriptional regulator has product MDFFDTLVRFETALWNTVERELVDDRQVGLGTLTALRVLHRHDGRGRVQDLSRELSLTIGAASKLADRLERDGLALRRPHPTDRRSSLVSLTESGETARTAGEGVLAHALDEVLGTDEDVAVAASALKRLQARLDARS; this is encoded by the coding sequence GTGGACTTCTTCGACACGTTGGTGCGGTTCGAGACCGCGCTCTGGAATACCGTCGAGCGCGAACTCGTCGACGATCGGCAGGTGGGCCTTGGCACGCTCACCGCCCTGCGCGTCCTGCATCGGCATGACGGGCGCGGTCGAGTACAGGACCTCAGCCGTGAACTTTCCCTCACCATCGGGGCGGCGAGCAAACTCGCCGACCGTCTCGAGAGAGATGGCCTCGCCCTCCGTCGCCCTCACCCCACCGACCGCCGCTCCTCGTTGGTGTCGCTCACCGAATCGGGCGAAACCGCACGAACGGCAGGCGAGGGAGTGCTCGCGCACGCTCTGGACGAGGTCCTCGGAACTGACGAAGACGTCGCGGTCGCGGCATCCGCCCTCAAGCGGCTGCAGGCACGACTGGACGCACGATCGTGA
- a CDS encoding ATP-binding protein — MTGWRIRDYHSEDVDGILRLWEQVNTADAEPVYNLAEVLASCAKDHAVVAVVGEHVVGAAIGRTAHAQGWVVFLATASDLRGQGIGSSLLAALEARMAPQGISKLSALMPAEETRVGAFLHQGFVLKQDLHYFERHIPVQREELKILAELGGRVLPRGLWDAVGGMNAEKALLERRVVMPLAQSELADRFGVVPPRAIVLFGPPGTGKTTFAKAIASRLEWSFVEVFPSRLAASPDGLAGALRQTFTAISELEHAVVFIDEVEEIASHRQGEPPSPTQGVTNELLKIIPAFREQPGRLLICATNFIRALDAAFLRHGRFDYVIPIGLPDEEARSAIWERYIPAAAVDIDVQTLVSMTEGFSPADIEYAARKASQAALENAVYSGAESPEGPFLEDYVGAISATRTTVSAEVAAEFWEDIETVGRL; from the coding sequence ATGACCGGCTGGCGCATACGGGACTACCACTCGGAGGATGTCGACGGCATCCTCCGCCTCTGGGAGCAGGTCAACACGGCCGACGCCGAGCCGGTCTACAACCTCGCCGAGGTGCTGGCCTCGTGCGCGAAGGACCACGCGGTGGTCGCGGTCGTGGGCGAGCACGTCGTCGGCGCCGCGATCGGACGGACGGCCCACGCACAGGGGTGGGTCGTATTCCTCGCGACCGCGTCCGATCTGCGCGGTCAGGGGATCGGCTCGTCGCTGCTGGCGGCGCTCGAAGCACGCATGGCGCCGCAGGGCATCTCGAAGCTGTCGGCGCTCATGCCCGCCGAGGAGACGCGGGTCGGAGCATTCCTCCATCAGGGATTCGTCCTCAAGCAGGACCTGCACTACTTCGAGCGGCACATCCCGGTGCAGCGTGAAGAGCTGAAGATCCTGGCCGAACTGGGCGGCCGCGTGCTTCCCCGAGGCCTCTGGGATGCCGTCGGCGGTATGAACGCCGAGAAGGCCCTCCTCGAGCGACGTGTCGTCATGCCGCTCGCACAGTCCGAGCTCGCCGACCGCTTCGGCGTCGTGCCGCCGCGCGCCATCGTGCTGTTCGGACCGCCCGGGACGGGCAAGACGACGTTCGCCAAGGCGATCGCGTCCCGGCTCGAGTGGTCGTTCGTCGAGGTCTTCCCTTCCCGGCTCGCGGCGAGTCCCGATGGCCTCGCGGGCGCCCTGCGGCAGACGTTCACCGCCATCTCGGAGCTCGAGCACGCGGTGGTTTTCATCGACGAAGTCGAAGAGATCGCATCGCACCGGCAGGGTGAGCCGCCGTCGCCCACCCAGGGCGTGACCAACGAGCTGCTGAAGATCATCCCGGCGTTCCGCGAGCAGCCGGGTCGGCTGCTGATCTGCGCGACGAACTTCATTCGGGCACTGGATGCCGCGTTCCTCCGCCATGGCCGGTTCGACTACGTCATCCCGATCGGCCTGCCCGACGAGGAGGCGCGAAGCGCGATCTGGGAGCGGTACATCCCCGCCGCAGCCGTCGACATCGACGTGCAGACCCTCGTGTCGATGACCGAAGGCTTCTCGCCGGCCGACATCGAATACGCCGCGCGGAAGGCCTCGCAGGCCGCGCTCGAGAACGCGGTCTACTCCGGAGCCGAGAGCCCCGAGGGTCCGTTCCTGGAGGACTACGTGGGTGCGATCTCAGCCACGCGCACCACGGTGTCCGCCGAGGTCGCCGCGGAGTTCTGGGAAGACATCGAGACCGTCGGTCGGCTCTAG
- a CDS encoding alpha-L-fucosidase: MPESSRDREPRRPLPEWAQEASFGIFVHWGPYSVPAWAEPTGALGKVPPEEWFAHNPYAEWYANTIRIEGSPAAAHHLAEYGGAPYEEFLEAWTADRYDPVEWARLFRAAGADYVIPVTKHHDGVALWDAPGSGDLTTVARGPRRDLIQPLADAVRAEGIRFGVYYSGGLDWAFSDLPPLETPEQVHEYRPVDDAYARYATAHVRDLIDRYRPSVIWNDIGWPDAGRQDGSLDELLRHHRKVVPDGIVNDRWGPDVGDYRTSEYSQDTHNESGIGWENNRGLGFSFGYNQVEGAEQTLSPRELAQLYADVVSRGGRLLLNVGPEASGEIPALQRRTLEGIASWMTELKPFTTHRRPASAEDLGAFPLTEAWVGTWVSDGRLIVVTDRPEEFAALAEGMDAVVVGLPDADE; this comes from the coding sequence ATGCCGGAATCATCGCGTGATCGCGAACCACGTCGACCTCTGCCCGAATGGGCGCAGGAGGCGAGCTTCGGGATCTTCGTCCATTGGGGTCCGTATTCGGTTCCGGCGTGGGCGGAGCCGACGGGTGCTCTGGGGAAGGTTCCGCCCGAGGAATGGTTCGCGCACAACCCCTACGCGGAGTGGTACGCGAACACCATCCGCATCGAGGGATCGCCCGCCGCGGCGCACCACCTCGCCGAGTACGGCGGCGCGCCCTACGAGGAGTTCCTCGAGGCGTGGACTGCCGACCGCTACGACCCGGTGGAGTGGGCGAGACTCTTCCGCGCGGCGGGCGCCGATTACGTGATCCCCGTCACCAAGCACCACGACGGTGTCGCGCTGTGGGATGCGCCCGGTTCGGGTGACCTGACCACCGTGGCGCGAGGACCTCGCAGGGATCTGATCCAGCCGCTCGCCGACGCTGTCCGCGCCGAGGGCATCCGGTTCGGCGTGTACTACTCCGGCGGCCTCGACTGGGCCTTCTCCGACCTTCCGCCGCTGGAGACACCCGAGCAGGTGCATGAGTACCGCCCCGTGGATGACGCGTACGCGCGTTACGCGACCGCGCACGTGCGAGACCTCATCGACCGCTACCGTCCGTCCGTCATCTGGAACGACATCGGCTGGCCCGACGCAGGCAGGCAGGATGGCTCGCTCGACGAGCTTCTGCGCCACCACCGGAAGGTCGTCCCCGACGGGATCGTGAACGACCGCTGGGGCCCGGATGTCGGCGACTACCGGACGAGCGAATACTCGCAGGACACGCACAACGAGTCCGGCATCGGGTGGGAGAACAATCGCGGTCTGGGCTTCTCCTTCGGCTACAACCAGGTCGAGGGCGCCGAGCAGACTCTGTCGCCGCGTGAACTCGCGCAGCTCTATGCCGATGTCGTATCGCGCGGCGGGCGGCTGCTGCTGAACGTCGGGCCTGAGGCATCCGGCGAGATCCCCGCGCTGCAGCGGCGGACTCTGGAAGGCATCGCCTCGTGGATGACGGAGCTCAAGCCGTTCACAACCCACCGGCGTCCCGCGTCGGCCGAGGATCTGGGCGCCTTTCCCCTGACGGAAGCGTGGGTCGGGACGTGGGTGAGCGACGGGCGGCTCATCGTCGTGACCGACAGGCCCGAAGAATTCGCCGCCCTCGCCGAGGGCATGGATGCCGTCGTGGTCGGCCTGCCCGACGCTGACGAGTAG
- a CDS encoding Gfo/Idh/MocA family oxidoreductase — MSGPVGVGVIGAGVISGTYLENMTQFADLKVLFVADIDADRARAQAEKYGVPGYGSTEELLAVDEIEIVVNLTIPVLHTEIGHQIVAAGKHVWSEKPLALDHESSAALLAAADAAGVRVACAPDTVLGAGIQTAMRAIARGDIGEPLTATTLFHVPGPESWHPNPEFLFAVGAGPLFDIGPYYVTTLVHAFGAASRVSAVSSKSREVRTIGSGPRAGAEFAVEVPTHHAALISFEGGQSSQSTFSFQNAMPRNGFVEISGTEGTLVLPDPNMFDGDSMLWTFGQDEPTTLPAVGSTFGRGSGVLDLARAIRGGTAERATGALAAHVLDVLIAVSDAAEAGQPVDVTSSVPKPEPLPESWDPVAATL; from the coding sequence GTGAGCGGCCCGGTTGGGGTTGGCGTCATCGGGGCGGGCGTCATCAGTGGCACCTACCTCGAGAACATGACCCAGTTCGCCGACCTGAAGGTGCTGTTCGTCGCCGACATCGACGCCGACCGTGCCCGCGCGCAGGCTGAGAAGTACGGCGTGCCCGGGTACGGCAGCACCGAGGAGCTGCTCGCGGTCGACGAGATCGAGATCGTCGTGAACCTGACGATCCCGGTCCTGCACACCGAGATCGGCCACCAGATCGTCGCGGCCGGAAAGCACGTGTGGAGCGAGAAGCCTCTCGCCCTCGACCACGAGTCCTCCGCCGCGCTGCTCGCCGCGGCGGATGCCGCCGGTGTGCGCGTGGCGTGCGCACCTGACACCGTCCTCGGCGCCGGCATTCAGACTGCGATGCGCGCCATCGCCCGCGGCGACATCGGCGAACCGCTCACGGCGACGACGCTCTTCCACGTGCCCGGCCCGGAGTCCTGGCACCCGAACCCGGAGTTCCTGTTCGCCGTGGGTGCCGGGCCGCTGTTCGACATCGGCCCGTATTACGTCACGACGCTGGTCCACGCGTTCGGGGCGGCCAGCCGGGTCAGCGCCGTGTCGTCGAAGTCTCGCGAGGTGCGCACGATCGGCAGCGGCCCGCGCGCGGGCGCCGAGTTCGCGGTCGAGGTGCCCACGCACCACGCCGCACTGATCAGCTTCGAGGGCGGCCAGTCATCGCAGTCGACGTTCAGCTTCCAGAATGCGATGCCCCGCAACGGTTTCGTCGAGATCAGCGGCACCGAGGGGACGCTCGTGCTCCCCGACCCGAACATGTTCGACGGCGACTCGATGCTGTGGACGTTCGGGCAGGACGAGCCCACGACCCTCCCGGCGGTGGGATCGACTTTCGGTCGCGGTTCGGGCGTGCTCGATCTGGCCCGGGCGATCCGCGGTGGCACAGCCGAGCGGGCCACGGGTGCGCTCGCGGCCCATGTGCTCGATGTGCTCATCGCGGTGTCGGATGCCGCGGAAGCCGGCCAGCCGGTGGATGTCACCTCATCCGTCCCGAAGCCGGAACCGCTCCCCGAGAGCTGGGACCCGGTGGCGGCGACGCTGTAG
- a CDS encoding S8 family serine peptidase: MARSIRNRGSVPVADIASGEIVRRGRPIRITGEFGERDAHAVVVTGGGDAGVTFEGEALVIDTSGLTIGGHTVLVNGIPAQRKQKGRQDAAFDVVVVDTPAALDQGLAVLHATRIRIGELDIESLPMGAGVDGEFRDVFKAVTRDGEKAVTLAFDQIGERIDIDDELAALAKRRQERYGRIEPALFERLEQGGDVEVAVWASTRGIDLPATEKSEKRPARKPSRVEARTRQEWTALGENLAEVTREYGLEPERIDPAAPVVYGRIPADAIRKLAEHELVAGVFLHDREGVLDLNDSIAVHNSDDAHSAGFTGAGVDVAVYEPGPDVTTNLSISGQYQTGSGSSSHARMTHGIIRNTERNRPHGHAPDANLFSANSYDLDAIRWAAQDQGCTVISQSFHRDAEQTSDSLSHDDNYKDWLALHWPFPTIVEASGNGSSTEFVNHKGYNRLTVGSHDDNAGAMASDSVFRNPKSTHGDRELPEIAGNGVGVTVVGLTDSGTSFAAPAVAGIAACVQEAAPVLKSWPEGTRAVLMAGAWRNPSGGRWRADLVAGVDGRDGAGTADADRSTNIARSRQSRDNAPALRGFDVGTLRSSDLDGSGRTTFRYRIKTPTAPLFFGSHVKVALAWDSNATRTDILFLSIYQNTLSVDLDVEVRDSAGTLVASSMSWDNSYEIAEFDAKAGETYDIRIRRWSGTDDVWFGVAWTQISTLFDIFGSVQTAPVFSLGG, encoded by the coding sequence ATGGCTCGCAGCATTCGGAACCGGGGCTCGGTCCCCGTCGCTGACATCGCATCAGGCGAGATCGTGCGCCGGGGGCGCCCGATCCGCATCACGGGGGAGTTCGGCGAGCGCGACGCGCACGCCGTCGTGGTCACGGGCGGCGGGGACGCGGGGGTGACCTTCGAGGGTGAGGCGCTCGTCATCGACACTTCGGGGCTCACGATCGGCGGCCACACCGTGCTCGTGAACGGAATCCCGGCCCAACGCAAGCAGAAGGGCAGGCAGGATGCCGCATTCGACGTCGTCGTCGTCGACACGCCTGCGGCGCTCGACCAGGGCCTCGCCGTGCTGCACGCGACGCGGATCCGCATCGGCGAGCTCGACATCGAGTCGCTGCCGATGGGAGCGGGGGTCGACGGCGAGTTCCGCGACGTCTTCAAGGCCGTGACCCGGGATGGGGAGAAGGCGGTCACGCTTGCATTCGACCAGATCGGGGAGCGCATCGACATCGACGACGAGCTCGCGGCGCTCGCGAAGCGGCGGCAAGAGAGGTACGGCCGCATCGAGCCGGCTTTGTTCGAACGGCTCGAGCAGGGCGGCGATGTGGAGGTCGCCGTGTGGGCATCCACTCGCGGCATTGATCTGCCGGCGACGGAGAAGTCCGAGAAGCGCCCGGCGCGCAAGCCCAGCCGCGTCGAAGCACGGACTCGGCAGGAATGGACGGCGCTCGGCGAGAACCTCGCCGAGGTCACGCGCGAGTACGGCCTCGAGCCCGAGCGCATCGATCCCGCGGCGCCGGTCGTCTACGGCCGCATCCCGGCCGACGCGATCCGCAAGCTCGCAGAGCACGAGCTCGTCGCCGGAGTCTTCCTTCATGACCGCGAGGGAGTCCTCGACCTCAACGACTCGATCGCGGTGCACAACAGCGACGACGCCCACTCGGCCGGCTTCACCGGCGCGGGCGTGGATGTCGCGGTGTACGAGCCTGGCCCCGATGTGACGACGAACCTCTCCATCTCCGGCCAGTACCAGACGGGCAGCGGGTCGAGCAGTCACGCACGGATGACGCACGGGATCATCCGCAACACCGAGCGCAATCGCCCGCACGGGCATGCCCCCGATGCCAACCTGTTCTCGGCGAACAGCTACGACCTCGACGCGATCCGCTGGGCCGCGCAGGACCAGGGCTGCACCGTGATCAGCCAGAGCTTCCATCGCGATGCCGAGCAGACGAGCGATTCGCTGTCGCACGACGACAACTACAAGGACTGGCTCGCGCTGCACTGGCCCTTCCCGACGATCGTCGAGGCATCCGGCAACGGCTCGTCGACCGAGTTCGTCAACCACAAGGGCTACAACCGACTGACCGTCGGCAGCCACGATGACAACGCCGGCGCCATGGCGTCGGACTCGGTGTTCCGCAATCCCAAGTCCACCCACGGCGACCGGGAACTGCCCGAGATCGCAGGGAACGGCGTCGGGGTCACAGTCGTCGGGCTCACCGACAGTGGCACGAGCTTCGCGGCGCCCGCCGTCGCCGGTATCGCGGCGTGCGTGCAGGAGGCGGCGCCGGTACTGAAGTCGTGGCCCGAGGGAACGCGCGCGGTGCTCATGGCCGGCGCGTGGCGCAACCCGAGCGGCGGCCGCTGGCGGGCTGATCTCGTCGCAGGTGTCGACGGGCGGGATGGCGCCGGCACGGCCGACGCCGACCGCTCGACGAACATCGCGCGCTCGCGACAGAGCCGCGACAACGCGCCCGCGCTGCGGGGCTTCGATGTCGGTACGCTGCGATCGTCCGACCTCGACGGGTCGGGGCGCACGACGTTCCGCTACCGCATCAAGACGCCGACCGCGCCGCTGTTCTTCGGCTCGCACGTCAAGGTGGCGCTCGCATGGGACTCGAACGCGACGCGGACCGACATCCTGTTCCTGTCGATCTACCAGAACACGCTCTCTGTCGACCTCGACGTCGAGGTGCGAGATTCGGCGGGCACCCTCGTCGCATCGAGCATGTCGTGGGACAACAGCTACGAGATCGCCGAGTTCGACGCCAAGGCGGGCGAGACGTACGACATCCGGATCCGCCGGTGGTCGGGCACCGACGACGTGTGGTTCGGGGTCGCGTGGACGCAGATCTCGACCCTGTTCGACATCTTCGGCTCGGTGCAGACCGCGCCGGTCTTCTCGCTCGGAGGCTGA
- a CDS encoding aldehyde dehydrogenase (NADP(+)), which yields MTTATGSATTPDELEAIVAAAAAAAPIWARSSAADRASWLRFAAGALDAAADELVPIADRETRLGEIRLRGEVGRTSGQLRLFASVVEEGSYRELTVDDADAAASPARPELRRMLVPLGPVAVFSASNFPFAFSVAGGDTASALAAGNPVVVKAHSGHVELSRRTAEIVAHALETAGAPPGSLALVEGRDAGNALVQHPVIQAAGFTGSLSGGRALFDLATGRPDPIPFYGELGSVNPVVITPAAVAARGEELAQGLVGSFTLGVGQFCTKPGVVFVPSGAGFEALVAALVPSTTGGSLLTDRITDAFPEGIDALTADASVEVVARGTVTDGGATPIVLATDAAAVAARPETLLQECFGPVTLLVRYSSEDELHAALRAIPGSLTATLHSEPGDDVAATLDLLQARAGRVLFAGWPTGVAVTWSQQHGGPWPATTSLHTSVGATAIRRFLRPVAYQSAPQQLLPEVLRDDVLATLPHRRNGVLRLPVT from the coding sequence ATGACCACTGCGACAGGCTCAGCGACCACGCCGGACGAACTCGAGGCGATCGTCGCCGCAGCGGCAGCCGCTGCCCCGATCTGGGCCCGCTCGAGTGCCGCCGACCGCGCATCCTGGCTGCGCTTCGCCGCCGGTGCGCTGGATGCGGCCGCCGATGAGCTGGTGCCGATCGCCGACCGCGAGACCCGACTCGGCGAGATCCGCCTGCGCGGTGAGGTCGGCCGCACCTCGGGCCAGCTTCGCCTGTTCGCCTCGGTCGTCGAGGAGGGCTCCTACCGTGAGCTGACGGTCGACGACGCGGATGCCGCAGCCTCGCCTGCGCGTCCGGAACTGCGCCGGATGCTCGTGCCGCTCGGTCCCGTGGCGGTGTTCTCGGCCTCGAACTTCCCCTTCGCGTTCTCGGTCGCAGGCGGTGACACGGCGTCGGCGCTGGCGGCGGGCAACCCGGTCGTGGTGAAGGCGCATTCGGGGCACGTCGAACTCTCCCGCCGCACCGCCGAGATCGTGGCACACGCCCTCGAAACCGCCGGGGCGCCGCCTGGCTCACTCGCCCTCGTCGAGGGAAGGGATGCAGGAAACGCGCTCGTGCAGCATCCGGTCATCCAGGCCGCGGGATTCACCGGGTCGCTCTCCGGCGGCCGCGCGCTGTTCGATCTCGCGACCGGACGCCCCGACCCGATCCCCTTCTACGGCGAGCTCGGCAGCGTGAACCCGGTCGTGATCACCCCGGCCGCCGTCGCCGCGCGCGGTGAAGAGCTCGCGCAGGGTCTCGTGGGCTCGTTCACCCTGGGAGTCGGGCAGTTCTGCACCAAACCCGGCGTGGTCTTCGTGCCGAGCGGTGCGGGCTTCGAGGCGCTCGTCGCGGCGCTCGTACCCAGCACCACGGGCGGGTCGCTGCTCACCGACCGCATCACGGATGCCTTCCCCGAGGGCATCGACGCGCTCACCGCGGACGCCTCCGTCGAGGTCGTGGCGCGTGGGACGGTGACGGATGGCGGGGCCACGCCGATCGTGCTGGCGACGGATGCCGCAGCCGTCGCCGCACGCCCCGAGACGCTGCTTCAGGAGTGCTTCGGCCCGGTCACCCTGCTTGTGCGCTACTCGTCCGAGGACGAGCTGCACGCCGCGCTGCGAGCCATTCCCGGCAGCCTGACCGCGACCCTGCACTCCGAGCCCGGCGACGACGTCGCCGCGACACTCGATCTGCTGCAGGCCCGTGCCGGCCGGGTGCTCTTCGCCGGCTGGCCCACCGGAGTCGCCGTGACGTGGTCGCAGCAGCACGGTGGCCCATGGCCGGCCACGACGTCGCTTCACACGTCTGTGGGCGCCACGGCGATCCGGCGCTTCCTGCGACCGGTCGCGTACCAGTCGGCTCCGCAGCAGCTGCTTCCCGAGGTGCTGCGCGACGACGTGCTCGCGACGCTTCCGCACCGACGCAACGGCGTGCTCCGGCTCCCGGTGACGTGA
- a CDS encoding serine hydrolase domain-containing protein — MAEQFSSAFDWARRQVSEARIPTAVLGIATADGTVALDAFGTTEGRTARVDDHYRLFSVTKPLVGLTTARAIERGLLTAETPLADALPSFGANRDDIVRLWHLASHTSGISEPALDTAVPLRAELLGAGRDFRVGTASRYSTVAFEGIAALIAHATTHEWDAELSAWAAPLGADGLTLDEASDPHAIVGGEAAGLDVDRFASLRSPGAGLIGRAQDLLAIGSALLRGGDGILRPATLSMTLRPLTGDIPRLEPYPADRGQDWGFTWNLRTRAPGLIDRDVYGHGGWSGAEFWIHPSAGVAYVLLTNAAMPELDADRLDNAIIGAL; from the coding sequence ATGGCCGAGCAGTTCTCATCCGCGTTCGACTGGGCTCGGCGCCAGGTGTCCGAGGCTCGAATCCCCACTGCCGTGCTGGGGATCGCCACTGCTGACGGCACCGTCGCGCTCGATGCCTTCGGCACGACCGAGGGCCGAACCGCTCGCGTCGATGACCATTACCGGCTGTTCTCGGTCACGAAGCCGCTAGTAGGGCTGACCACCGCACGCGCGATCGAGCGCGGGCTGCTGACCGCCGAGACTCCGCTCGCCGACGCGCTGCCGTCGTTCGGCGCGAACCGCGATGACATCGTGCGCCTGTGGCATCTCGCGAGCCACACCTCCGGGATCTCAGAGCCCGCACTCGACACCGCCGTGCCGCTACGCGCCGAGCTCCTCGGGGCCGGCCGCGACTTCCGCGTCGGCACCGCCTCGCGCTACTCCACGGTCGCGTTCGAGGGAATCGCGGCCCTCATCGCACATGCGACGACGCACGAGTGGGATGCGGAGCTCTCGGCGTGGGCGGCGCCGCTCGGCGCCGACGGACTCACGCTGGATGAAGCATCCGACCCCCACGCGATCGTCGGCGGCGAAGCAGCCGGACTCGATGTGGACCGGTTCGCGAGCCTGCGCAGCCCGGGAGCGGGTCTCATCGGCCGTGCCCAGGACCTGCTCGCGATCGGGTCCGCCCTTCTACGCGGCGGGGACGGCATCCTTCGCCCCGCGACGCTGAGCATGACCCTGCGACCTCTCACGGGCGACATCCCGCGACTCGAGCCCTACCCCGCCGACCGCGGGCAGGACTGGGGCTTCACGTGGAATCTGCGAACCCGCGCTCCGGGGCTGATCGACCGAGACGTCTACGGCCATGGCGGGTGGTCGGGCGCGGAGTTCTGGATACACCCGTCCGCGGGGGTCGCCTACGTGCTCCTCACGAACGCGGCCATGCCCGAGCTCGACGCCGATCGGCTCGACAACGCGATCATCGGCGCACTCTGA